The Chloroflexota bacterium genome window below encodes:
- a CDS encoding ABC transporter ATP-binding protein: MTTVVQTTNLTKTYGKNRGIDSLNLQVQQGEVFGYLGPNGAGKTTTIRTILDFIRPTSGTAQIFGLDSQRDSVAIHQKISYLPGELVMYEKMTGMEMLHYFGQLRGNVSQQEIKQLAERLELDLKRPIRTLSKGNKQKVGLVQAFMGKPELLILDEPTSGLDPLVQQTFYQLVLEAKATGRTVFLSSHVMSEVDHICDRVGIIRAGKLLAIDTVKALKERARRTIDLYFAQPVEPSAFAHIPNIDGLQVLGNHVHCAVTGSIDQLIKTAAQFELHDLVSQATDLEDIFLAYYKGEVSDVA; the protein is encoded by the coding sequence ATGACCACGGTTGTTCAAACCACGAATCTGACGAAAACCTATGGCAAAAATCGTGGAATTGATAGTTTAAATTTACAAGTGCAGCAAGGTGAAGTTTTCGGGTATTTAGGCCCAAACGGCGCTGGCAAAACGACGACAATTCGCACTATTTTAGATTTTATTCGGCCAACCAGCGGCACAGCCCAGATTTTTGGTCTTGATTCGCAGCGCGATTCGGTGGCAATTCACCAGAAAATTAGTTATTTACCTGGCGAATTGGTGATGTATGAAAAAATGACTGGTATGGAGATGTTGCATTATTTTGGCCAGCTACGCGGCAATGTGAGCCAGCAAGAAATTAAGCAATTGGCTGAGCGTTTAGAGCTTGATTTAAAGCGACCAATTCGCACGCTCTCCAAGGGCAACAAGCAAAAAGTCGGGCTTGTGCAGGCATTTATGGGCAAACCTGAGCTTTTAATTCTCGATGAACCGACTAGCGGGCTTGATCCATTGGTGCAGCAAACCTTTTACCAACTGGTGCTCGAAGCCAAAGCGACTGGCCGCACGGTTTTCCTCTCGTCGCACGTGATGTCGGAAGTTGACCATATTTGCGATCGGGTGGGGATTATTCGGGCCGGCAAGTTGTTGGCAATTGATACAGTTAAGGCGCTCAAAGAGCGGGCGCGGCGCACCATCGATCTCTATTTTGCCCAGCCAGTTGAGCCAAGTGCATTTGCCCATATTCCTAATATTGATGGCTTGCAAGTGCTTGGCAACCATGTGCATTGTGCTGTGACTGGCTCGATTGACCAGTTGATCAAAACTGCGGCCCAATTTGAATTACACGATTTGGTCAGCCAAGCCACTGATTTGGAAGATATTTTCTTGGCCTACTACAAAGGAGAAGTCAGCGATGTTGCGTAA
- a CDS encoding MarR family transcriptional regulator, translating into MAIDNLQARLAYAERIAVFYEKAGGIPRMAGRIMGWLLICDPPQQNAAELGQVLSASKGSISTMTRWLLQIGLINKTAVPGDRRDYFEIRKGTWADLLAQQFQAVGAFRELATQGLDLLTNPEGEEGARLREMRDLYTFFERELPLLIEKWRSERKE; encoded by the coding sequence ATGGCCATAGATAATCTACAAGCACGTTTAGCCTATGCCGAGCGGATTGCCGTTTTTTACGAAAAAGCTGGGGGAATACCGCGTATGGCTGGTCGAATTATGGGCTGGTTGTTGATTTGCGATCCACCGCAGCAAAACGCGGCGGAGCTTGGGCAGGTGTTGAGCGCTAGCAAAGGCTCGATCAGCACAATGACGCGCTGGTTGTTGCAAATTGGCTTGATCAACAAAACTGCCGTGCCGGGCGACCGTCGCGATTATTTTGAGATTCGCAAAGGGACATGGGCCGATTTGCTGGCTCAACAATTTCAAGCGGTCGGCGCTTTTCGCGAATTAGCTACCCAAGGCTTGGATCTATTGACCAATCCTGAAGGCGAAGAAGGCGCACGGCTGCGCGAAATGCGTGATTTATATACATTTTTTGAGCGTGAATTACCGTTGCTCATTGAAAAATGGCGCAGCGAACGAAAGGAATGA
- a CDS encoding metalloregulator ArsR/SmtB family transcription factor, whose product MVEHEDGINPAMVERGRQMLHDDESYFLMAETFRALADSTRVKIVGCLLEQELCTADLAAILNYSESAVSQHLRVLRQLRLVKQRREGKLVFYSLDDDHVRVLVLVCLNHIRHGSTPDPSVAPILAVLEEER is encoded by the coding sequence ATGGTTGAACATGAAGATGGAATTAACCCGGCGATGGTTGAGCGTGGGCGGCAAATGCTCCACGACGACGAAAGCTATTTTTTAATGGCCGAAACCTTTCGAGCCTTAGCCGATTCGACGCGGGTCAAAATTGTTGGTTGTTTGCTTGAGCAAGAGCTTTGCACCGCTGATCTGGCGGCAATTTTGAATTATTCCGAGTCGGCGGTTTCGCAGCATTTACGGGTGCTACGCCAGTTGCGCTTGGTCAAACAACGCCGCGAAGGCAAATTAGTGTTTTATAGCCTTGATGATGACCATGTGCGAGTGCTCGTGCTAGTTTGTCTGAATCATATTCGCCATGGCTCTACGCCTGATCCATCGGTTGCGCCAATTTTAGCTGTGTTGGAGGAAGAACGATGA
- a CDS encoding cation diffusion facilitator family transporter, translated as MSGHHDHGHHHHHSVPADAGGRLIWALAITFGFVGVEIVAGLWANSLALLTDAAHNASDVLALLVSWIALWLTRRPAHARKTFGYHRAGILAAFVNSLTLVGIALGIGWEAIERLRSPLEVDAPVMIGVSLLAVLVNAGTAWLVYRGSENDLNLRSAFVHLMGDVLSTIGATIAGVIIFFTNWRWLDPVVSVLIAGFIIWHAWQILRDSIDVLLEATPRDIDVEKVVSDLQTIPGVQAIHDLHIWSITASMRALSAHVVTDQQGPQRSPQLISTINEVLCHRYNIGHATLQLECSCNTPQLYCTLTEQHQH; from the coding sequence ATGAGCGGACATCACGACCACGGACATCATCACCATCATAGCGTGCCTGCCGATGCCGGTGGCCGCTTAATTTGGGCCTTGGCAATCACGTTTGGCTTTGTGGGAGTCGAAATTGTTGCTGGTTTGTGGGCCAATAGTTTGGCCTTGCTCACCGATGCTGCCCATAATGCTAGCGATGTGTTGGCGCTGTTGGTGAGTTGGATTGCCCTCTGGCTAACGCGCCGCCCAGCCCATGCCCGCAAAACCTTTGGCTACCACCGCGCTGGTATTTTGGCGGCCTTTGTTAATTCGCTGACCTTAGTTGGCATCGCTTTAGGCATCGGTTGGGAAGCGATTGAGCGCTTGCGCAGCCCCTTGGAAGTTGATGCTCCCGTAATGATTGGGGTTTCGTTGTTGGCGGTCTTGGTGAATGCTGGCACGGCGTGGTTGGTGTATCGTGGCAGCGAAAACGATCTGAATCTGCGCAGCGCTTTTGTGCATTTGATGGGTGATGTGCTTTCGACCATTGGCGCAACGATTGCCGGGGTTATAATCTTCTTCACCAATTGGCGCTGGCTTGATCCCGTTGTTTCAGTATTAATTGCTGGCTTTATCATCTGGCATGCTTGGCAAATTCTGCGCGATTCGATCGATGTGTTGTTGGAAGCTACGCCACGCGATATTGATGTTGAAAAAGTGGTCAGCGATTTACAAACCATTCCAGGCGTGCAAGCGATTCACGATTTGCATATTTGGAGCATCACCGCCAGCATGCGAGCACTCTCAGCCCACGTTGTAACCGATCAACAAGGCCCACAGCGTAGCCCTCAATTGATTAGCACCATCAACGAAGTGCTTTGCCATCGCTACAATATTGGCCATGCCACCTTGCAACTTGAATGCTCATGTAACACGCCGCAACTCTATTGCACCCTGACTGAGCAACACCAACATTGA
- the mnmG gene encoding tRNA uridine-5-carboxymethylaminomethyl(34) synthesis enzyme MnmG, whose protein sequence is MLNLTYDVVVVGGGHAGCEAALAAARMGSQTLLLTIDLDKLAHMSCNPSIGGPAKGNLVREIDALGGAMGVITDRTLIQIRLLNETKGPAVQALRAQSDKRLYAKAMKEFLEAQPNLALKQAMVERIIPLADQADGARFAVETQTGWQYRAKALVLTTGTFLRGRAITGESIIPAGRMGEQPAINLSSDLSQLGFPLVRLKTGTPPRIDARTVDFSGLEIQPGSSTPLYFGFNYDGQRPESLVHGPPNPIYPEPMLDGWQPQLPCYHIYTTPEFHQHIRDNLHRAPMFSGVIEGVGPRYCPSIEDKIVRFADKESHGFFLEPEGWETLEIYVQGCNTSLPEDVQWAMLRSIPALRKVEIMRVGYAIEYDAVATGEITASLEAKRLPNLFFAGQINGTTGYEEAGAQGLMAGINAALKVAERAPFILRRDQAYIGVMIDDLVTKEIREPYRMFTSRAEHRLLLRGDNADLRLTPLAAELGLVSAERAEHVERKQWAIDQTTQQLRGLRYTPSSETNGRLQNAGIEPLLQPASGEDILRRVGVKYAQLAEVQPDLPAVEADVAEQVELSAKYAVYIAKEQASVERVRKMEDRRLPADLNIEAIPSLRIEARQVLKRFRPATLGQASRLAGINPADIAHLLIHLERRERATVE, encoded by the coding sequence ATGCTAAATTTAACTTATGATGTGGTCGTCGTTGGCGGCGGGCATGCGGGCTGTGAAGCGGCTTTGGCGGCTGCTCGTATGGGTTCGCAAACCCTTTTGCTAACGATCGATCTTGATAAATTGGCGCACATGTCGTGCAATCCATCAATTGGCGGCCCAGCCAAAGGCAACCTTGTGCGCGAAATCGACGCACTCGGCGGCGCGATGGGGGTCATCACCGACCGCACTCTAATCCAGATTCGGCTGTTGAATGAAACCAAAGGCCCAGCCGTGCAAGCCTTACGCGCTCAAAGCGATAAGCGTTTGTATGCCAAGGCCATGAAAGAGTTTCTTGAAGCTCAGCCAAATTTAGCGCTCAAACAGGCCATGGTTGAGCGCATTATTCCCTTGGCTGACCAAGCCGATGGGGCGCGTTTTGCCGTCGAAACCCAAACGGGCTGGCAATATCGGGCCAAAGCCTTGGTTTTGACCACGGGCACATTTTTACGTGGCCGCGCGATCACTGGCGAATCGATCATCCCTGCTGGGCGGATGGGCGAGCAACCAGCAATCAATCTTTCGAGCGATCTGAGCCAGTTGGGCTTTCCACTGGTGCGCTTGAAAACTGGTACGCCACCACGGATCGATGCCCGCACTGTCGATTTTAGTGGGCTAGAAATTCAGCCAGGTTCCAGCACACCACTGTATTTTGGCTTTAATTATGATGGTCAGCGGCCTGAATCGTTGGTGCATGGCCCGCCCAACCCAATTTACCCTGAGCCAATGCTTGATGGCTGGCAACCACAATTGCCCTGCTATCATATTTACACTACGCCCGAGTTTCATCAGCATATTCGCGATAACTTGCATCGTGCCCCGATGTTTAGCGGGGTGATCGAGGGGGTTGGGCCGCGCTACTGCCCATCGATCGAAGATAAAATTGTGCGCTTTGCCGATAAAGAATCGCATGGGTTTTTCCTTGAGCCAGAAGGCTGGGAAACTCTCGAAATCTATGTCCAGGGCTGCAATACCTCGCTGCCTGAAGATGTGCAATGGGCTATGTTGCGCTCGATTCCGGCGTTGCGCAAGGTCGAAATTATGCGGGTTGGCTATGCAATTGAGTATGATGCCGTCGCAACTGGCGAAATTACCGCCTCGCTGGAAGCCAAGCGTCTACCAAATCTCTTCTTTGCTGGCCAAATTAATGGCACAACTGGCTATGAAGAGGCTGGCGCTCAAGGCTTGATGGCGGGGATTAATGCAGCCTTGAAGGTCGCCGAGCGTGCGCCATTTATTTTGCGCCGCGACCAAGCCTATATTGGCGTGATGATCGACGATTTGGTGACCAAGGAAATTCGCGAACCATACCGAATGTTTACCTCGCGGGCTGAGCATCGGCTGTTGTTGCGTGGCGATAATGCCGATCTGCGGCTTACCCCGTTGGCGGCTGAACTTGGTTTGGTCAGTGCTGAACGGGCTGAGCACGTTGAGCGCAAACAATGGGCAATTGATCAAACAACCCAGCAACTGCGTGGTTTGCGCTATACGCCTAGCTCTGAAACCAATGGCCGCCTGCAAAATGCTGGCATCGAGCCATTGTTGCAACCTGCTTCAGGCGAAGATATTCTGCGGCGGGTCGGGGTCAAATATGCCCAATTGGCCGAAGTCCAGCCTGATCTGCCAGCAGTTGAGGCCGATGTAGCCGAGCAAGTTGAGCTAAGCGCCAAATATGCGGTTTATATTGCCAAAGAGCAAGCCTCGGTTGAGCGAGTGCGCAAAATGGAAGATCGGCGCTTACCTGCCGATTTGAATATCGAGGCGATTCCTAGCTTGCGGATCGAAGCGCGACAAGTGCTCAAACGCTTCCGCCCAGCAACCTTGGGCCAGGCATCACGCTTGGCAGGCATCAACCCTGCCGATATTGCCCACCTGCTGATTCACCTCGAACGCCGCGAACGCGCAACCGTCGAGTAG
- a CDS encoding OB-fold domain-containing protein, whose amino-acid sequence MNLPKQWRLKGQRYRLEGQRHSDGRVRFPAQPAKLGEASDAWQPYQLASTGELYSWTAQRSNRSEFDHEPIVLVGMIKLADGCMLTAQLTDCEPSELQIGMAMEAVTRSWGKVGDDDLLVYGYKFRPKLVD is encoded by the coding sequence ATGAATTTACCAAAACAATGGCGACTCAAAGGCCAACGCTACCGTCTCGAAGGCCAGCGCCATAGCGATGGTCGGGTGCGTTTTCCGGCTCAGCCAGCCAAATTGGGCGAGGCCAGCGACGCTTGGCAGCCTTATCAATTAGCCAGCACTGGCGAACTCTATTCGTGGACGGCGCAGCGCAGCAATCGTAGCGAATTCGACCACGAGCCAATCGTACTTGTCGGCATGATCAAGCTGGCTGATGGTTGTATGCTCACTGCTCAATTAACCGATTGTGAGCCAAGCGAGTTACAGATTGGCATGGCGATGGAAGCCGTGACCCGCAGTTGGGGTAAGGTCGGCGACGATGATTTGTTGGTCTATGGCTATAAATTCCGGCCAAAACTCGTTGATTAA
- a CDS encoding acetyl-CoA acetyltransferase yields the protein MQQVFIAGTACTAVREHYDRSLLDLALEALHGAVGTLDPNLIQALYVGNALGDTLSEQSQLGAYIAGAAGLNCEAVRVEAAGASGALALRQGYLAIASGQADVVVVLGVEKATDKLDAALQAALALGLDGELERALGLTLTGAWALLMQRYLHEYQLPATAFAPFAVNAHTNGAGNRHALYRFAINAQKWANAGQIAEPLNMLDCSTVADGAAAVVLVSQRYAREVAQPIAIVGSATSSSNVALAQRSDLLWLEAAAASGNNALQQAKLKRDAINIIELSDPHGIAAALSLEALGYAERGQATQLAAEGVIAKDGALPLATAGGYKARGDVGGATGVYQVVELVAQLRGQAGANQIANAKTALAQCLGGVGATAVTHILQVAEV from the coding sequence ATGCAACAGGTTTTTATTGCAGGCACAGCTTGCACCGCCGTTCGCGAACATTATGATCGTTCATTACTGGATTTGGCGTTAGAGGCGCTGCACGGCGCGGTTGGGACGCTTGACCCAAATTTAATTCAGGCTTTGTATGTTGGCAATGCGCTAGGCGATACGCTGAGCGAGCAAAGCCAACTAGGCGCGTATATCGCTGGTGCGGCTGGCTTGAACTGTGAGGCTGTGCGGGTTGAAGCGGCTGGCGCTAGCGGCGCATTGGCGTTGCGCCAAGGTTATTTGGCAATTGCCAGCGGCCAAGCCGATGTCGTGGTCGTGCTAGGTGTCGAAAAAGCCACCGACAAACTCGATGCCGCCTTGCAAGCTGCCTTGGCCTTGGGCTTGGATGGCGAACTTGAACGGGCACTTGGGCTGACATTAACTGGGGCTTGGGCACTGTTGATGCAACGTTATTTGCATGAATATCAATTGCCAGCCACCGCCTTCGCGCCATTTGCGGTTAATGCTCATACTAATGGGGCGGGCAATCGCCATGCGCTGTATCGCTTTGCAATCAATGCCCAGAAATGGGCCAATGCAGGCCAAATTGCCGAGCCATTGAATATGCTCGATTGCTCAACCGTGGCCGATGGTGCAGCAGCAGTGGTGTTGGTTAGCCAACGCTATGCCCGCGAAGTAGCGCAGCCAATCGCAATTGTGGGCAGCGCAACCAGCAGCAGCAACGTTGCCTTGGCGCAACGGTCTGATTTGTTGTGGCTTGAAGCGGCAGCAGCCAGTGGTAACAACGCTTTGCAACAAGCTAAACTCAAACGCGATGCCATCAATATTATCGAATTAAGCGACCCGCATGGAATTGCCGCTGCTCTGAGCTTAGAGGCACTTGGTTATGCTGAACGTGGCCAAGCTACGCAACTGGCCGCCGAAGGTGTAATTGCCAAGGATGGGGCATTGCCTTTGGCAACTGCTGGCGGTTACAAAGCTCGTGGTGATGTTGGTGGCGCGACCGGAGTCTATCAAGTAGTTGAGTTAGTGGCCCAATTGCGCGGCCAAGCCGGAGCCAACCAAATTGCCAATGCCAAAACTGCGCTGGCCCAATGCTTGGGTGGCGTTGGGGCAACTGCCGTGACTCATATTTTGCAAGTAGCGGAGGTCTAG
- a CDS encoding hydroxymethylglutaryl-CoA synthase, with the protein MRQPERPVGIVGYGAYVPRYRIAAQEIARVWAAGEGALPITSKSVPGPDEDTITMAIEAGRNALNRAQIDPQQLAAVWVGSESHPYSVKPSGTLVAEALGTSRWISAADWEFACKAGTEALSAGMGLVGSGMADYVLAIGADTAQGRPGDALEYTAAAAAGALIVGPAQQAIATIEATLSYVSDTPDFFRRADRPYPMHGNRFTGEPAYFHHVSTAAKQLLAELGRTAADYQYAVFHQPNVKFPQTVAKQVGFAPEQCQAGLLAGEIGNSYSAASMIGLCAVLDVAQAGDRILLASYGSGAGSDAYSLVVTEALATARHLAPPTSAYLKRRQLIDYATYAKWRGKIVE; encoded by the coding sequence ATGCGTCAACCTGAACGTCCAGTTGGGATCGTTGGGTATGGAGCATATGTTCCGCGCTATCGAATTGCAGCCCAAGAGATTGCTCGAGTATGGGCCGCTGGCGAAGGAGCATTGCCAATTACATCAAAAAGTGTGCCTGGCCCCGATGAAGATACTATTACCATGGCGATTGAAGCAGGTCGGAATGCGCTCAATCGCGCCCAAATCGACCCACAGCAATTAGCCGCTGTGTGGGTTGGCAGCGAAAGCCACCCCTATAGCGTCAAACCCAGCGGCACATTGGTCGCTGAAGCCCTAGGCACATCGCGCTGGATCAGCGCCGCCGATTGGGAATTTGCCTGTAAAGCTGGCACCGAAGCCTTGAGCGCAGGCATGGGCTTGGTTGGCAGTGGCATGGCCGATTATGTGCTGGCAATTGGCGCTGATACGGCCCAAGGTCGGCCAGGTGATGCCTTGGAATATACCGCTGCTGCCGCTGCTGGAGCGTTGATCGTCGGGCCAGCTCAACAAGCGATCGCCACCATTGAAGCCACCCTTTCGTATGTTTCTGATACCCCTGATTTCTTTCGCCGCGCCGATCGGCCTTATCCGATGCATGGCAATCGCTTTACCGGCGAGCCAGCCTATTTTCACCATGTCAGCACTGCGGCCAAGCAATTGTTGGCCGAATTAGGCCGCACTGCTGCCGATTATCAATATGCTGTGTTTCACCAACCGAATGTTAAATTCCCGCAAACTGTCGCGAAACAGGTGGGTTTTGCTCCAGAACAATGCCAAGCGGGCTTGTTGGCGGGCGAAATTGGCAACAGCTATTCGGCAGCCTCGATGATTGGTTTATGTGCTGTGCTCGATGTGGCTCAAGCTGGCGACCGCATTTTGCTGGCTTCCTATGGCAGTGGGGCTGGCAGCGATGCCTATTCGTTGGTGGTAACTGAGGCTTTGGCAACGGCTCGTCATTTAGCACCACCCACCAGCGCCTATCTCAAACGTCGGCAATTAATCGATTATGCCACCTATGCCAAGTGGCGCGGCAAAATTGTTGAGTAA